A window from Actimicrobium sp. CCC2.4 encodes these proteins:
- a CDS encoding flavin monoamine oxidase family protein, which produces MAGGGLAGMAAALRLEQAGIAYLLLEAQERLGGRIFSQPVAADDGSGVDLGPTWFWPHQQRMRRLCAELRCKVFEQHVAGDVLYQQGSAQPVQRSDAGQGMLSYRVEGGTQSLIAALAARLDPAGVQRSCPITNIAPGEDGWSVSATAADGSEPRQFRAQHLVLAAPPRKLLQIAGLSSCLPAGLSTALAATPTWMAAQAKFVAVYPAPFWRQAGLSGQAFSRVGPMVEIHDASATTDTGFALFGFIGVPAGVRSRHAAGVLQDACLRQLVSLFGAQAATPEVSYLKDWAQDAWIVSEQDIDESPRHPELDLSRWLPQLRRMQLHLVGSEVAPQEGGYLEGALGSVEVLMRSPELFS; this is translated from the coding sequence ATTGCCGGCGGCGGGCTGGCCGGCATGGCGGCGGCCCTGCGGCTGGAGCAGGCCGGTATTGCGTACTTGTTGCTCGAAGCCCAGGAGCGCTTGGGCGGGCGCATTTTTTCGCAGCCGGTGGCAGCCGATGACGGATCCGGTGTCGATCTGGGACCGACCTGGTTCTGGCCGCATCAGCAGCGCATGCGACGGCTATGCGCCGAACTGAGATGCAAGGTCTTTGAACAGCATGTCGCAGGTGATGTGCTGTACCAGCAGGGCAGCGCACAGCCGGTGCAACGCAGCGATGCCGGACAAGGCATGCTGTCGTACCGGGTCGAAGGCGGGACGCAGTCGCTGATTGCGGCGCTCGCAGCGCGACTCGATCCGGCCGGCGTGCAGCGCAGCTGCCCGATCACGAATATCGCCCCTGGCGAGGACGGCTGGAGTGTCAGCGCAACCGCCGCCGATGGCAGCGAACCACGGCAGTTCCGGGCCCAGCATCTGGTGCTGGCCGCGCCACCCCGCAAGTTACTGCAGATTGCCGGCCTGTCGTCGTGCCTGCCGGCAGGCTTGTCCACTGCGCTGGCGGCGACGCCGACCTGGATGGCAGCGCAGGCCAAGTTCGTGGCGGTCTATCCGGCACCGTTCTGGCGACAGGCTGGCTTGTCCGGACAAGCCTTCAGCCGGGTCGGCCCGATGGTCGAAATCCATGACGCGTCGGCCACCACCGACACCGGCTTCGCCCTGTTCGGTTTTATCGGCGTGCCCGCCGGCGTGCGCAGCCGGCATGCCGCCGGGGTGCTGCAGGATGCCTGCCTGCGCCAGCTGGTCAGTCTATTCGGCGCACAGGCGGCGACACCGGAGGTGTCCTACCTGAAAGACTGGGCGCAGGATGCGTGGATCGTCAGCGAGCAGGATATCGACGAATCGCCGCGTCATCCCGAGCTCGACCTGTCGCGCTGGCTGCCGCAGTTGCGGCGCATGCAGCTGCATCTGGTGGGCAGTGAAGTCGCGCCGCAAGAAGGTGGCTACCTTGAGGGGGCGCTGGGTTCGGTCGAGGTGCTCATGCGTAGCCCGGAGCTGTTTTCCTGA
- a CDS encoding NAD(P)/FAD-dependent oxidoreductase, whose translation MDRVDCIVIGAGVIGLAIARAMAMAGRDVIIIEAENDIGSGTSSRNSEVIHAGIYYPPASLKARFCVEGRERLYRYCEQHAIAHRRCGKLIVATNSAQHAGLDRIAARAQANGVGDVQHLTGAQAQAMEPQLHCTAALFSPSTGIIDSHGLMTQLLADAEAAGASIAFQSEIVAARVGSGELVLDVVTRDGEAVSLLASLVINAAGLAAPRIARHFKGLPERFVPTAFYSKGNYFSLAAKAPFSTLIYPLPEAGGLGVHLTLDMAGQARFGPDVEWLAIADDREIDFSVDSHRADGFYDSIRHYWPALADGALQPSYAGVRPKLTDGKDDVDFCIQGPATHGIPGLINLFGIESPGLTASLAIASHVCDLAGVVDIGPAREGSRREVK comes from the coding sequence ATGGATCGTGTCGACTGTATTGTCATCGGTGCCGGCGTCATTGGATTGGCCATTGCGCGCGCGATGGCCATGGCCGGGCGCGATGTCATCATTATTGAAGCCGAAAACGATATCGGCAGCGGCACCAGTTCCCGCAACAGTGAAGTCATTCATGCGGGCATCTATTACCCGCCCGCCTCATTGAAGGCACGATTTTGTGTGGAAGGCCGCGAGCGGCTTTATCGCTACTGTGAACAACATGCGATTGCGCATCGACGCTGCGGCAAACTCATCGTGGCCACAAACAGCGCACAACATGCAGGCCTTGACCGCATCGCCGCGCGTGCACAAGCCAATGGTGTCGGCGATGTGCAGCACTTGACTGGCGCGCAGGCGCAAGCGATGGAGCCGCAACTGCATTGCACTGCGGCGCTATTTTCACCGTCAACCGGCATCATCGACAGCCACGGGCTGATGACACAGCTATTGGCGGATGCCGAGGCAGCAGGCGCATCGATTGCCTTTCAAAGCGAAATCGTCGCTGCCCGCGTTGGTAGCGGGGAACTTGTTCTGGACGTGGTGACCCGCGATGGCGAGGCCGTGAGCCTCTTGGCCAGCCTGGTCATCAACGCGGCAGGATTGGCGGCACCGCGCATTGCGCGCCACTTCAAGGGATTGCCGGAGCGCTTTGTCCCGACAGCTTTTTACTCCAAGGGGAATTATTTTTCGCTTGCCGCCAAAGCGCCCTTTTCGACGCTGATCTATCCGCTGCCGGAAGCCGGTGGTCTGGGCGTGCACCTGACGCTCGACATGGCAGGCCAGGCACGCTTCGGACCGGATGTCGAATGGCTGGCTATTGCCGACGACAGGGAGATTGATTTTTCAGTCGACAGTCATCGTGCCGACGGGTTTTATGACTCGATCCGGCATTACTGGCCGGCCTTGGCGGATGGCGCGCTGCAGCCAAGTTATGCCGGCGTACGCCCGAAACTGACGGACGGAAAAGACGACGTGGACTTTTGCATTCAAGGTCCGGCGACGCACGGCATTCCCGGCTTGATCAATCTGTTCGGCATCGAGTCGCCCGGACTGACCGCATCGCTGGCGATAGCCTCGCACGTGTGCGATCTGGCTGGCGTGGTCGATATCGGTCCGGCAAGGGAAGGCAGCAGACGGGAGGTAAAATAG